Genomic window (Pirellulaceae bacterium):
TCATTAAGCGAACAGTCCCCGAGATCAACGATCCGCCCGTCTATGCGAATCTTTTTGATGCGATGGAACCCGTTGCCGAGGCGGCGAAACAATGCAATCCGAGTATCGATCTCACTGGAGGATTCGATTCACGACTCGTCGCTTGCTTGATGAACCATCACCAGGTTTCATTCGAAGCCGCTTTATCCGGCGAATCCGACCATCCAGACTGCGTGCTCGGCCAGCAAGTTGCTGAGGCTTTAGGCTGCAAGTTCGTCTTCACCACCTGGAAAACAGATCAACTTGAAGCCGACTTACCTGATTTAATGGGCCGTTTGGATGGTATGTGCGGCTATCTAAGCACCTTTCACCGCTTGTGCCAGCTTACGGACGAACGCCAGAATCGAGGAATCGATTTGTCGTTCAAAGGCAGTGGGGGCGAGCTCTACAAAGATTTCTTTTGGGCTCAAGACTTTCCTTTTTATGCCAGCAAGAAGTCAAGGCTAAATCGCCTACACCGGCTGCGGCTAGAATTTGAATTATTGTCGCCAAACGTACTGACCGAGGAGTTTTTCGAGCACTTTCTTTCGGCAAGAAAGTATCGACAACAACGCCTGCAAGAATACAGCCTTCCGCTTAATACCCAGACTTACGACAACGTGTATTTCAACGAGCGTGTGCAAACTTGGAACGGTCGCCTAATCACCTCCTGTCAAGCGCCTACGATCGCTTCCCATTCTCCTCTCTGCGAGACGCGTGCTGTCCAAATTGGTTTTTCTGCGGCCCGTAGTCTACGCTTTTACAATCGGCTACATCGCCATTACATTTCGCAAGAAAGTCCAGCTGCGGCTCAAGTCTACACGACTGATGGCACAACAGCGTCAAATCGAGCGAGTGATTTGGTCCGAGATGGGGCGGGTTACGCTTATGGAAAATCACGAAAGCTACTGAAGAAGCTCAACCAATTGCTCCTGAACCGGACGCGATTTGAAGCTTCCACTTTCTCAGCGACTGACCGCATCCTGAACACCGACCTGGCGAGACAAAGTTTGAACGCCTTGAAATCGTCCGGAATCGTGCAAGAGCCGGTCGAATACTCGAACATCTCACCGAGATTCCGAGAGTTTTTCTTCGCAATGGGCTGGCTGCTTGCCCGATCATCCGCTTTGAAAATTGAGGCACCGACCCGCAAACGATGACCAAGCGGTCATATCTCTTATCAACCCCAGGCGATGATTGGACTAAAGATACATGCCGACGAATCCACCCGCATCATCGCTTTCCTGCTGAATACGATCAATTCGTTCTTTGGCAAGTTGTAAGTCGCCGGCTTTGATATACCTATCGAACTCCACAGCAACCGACCGGGAAACCGTGTCGCAGAACCATCGCACGACCGACTCCGTCAACCAATCGCACGTCTCACCCAACAGTTCGACTTGCAGATCACAATTTCTGGAATGGCAATCATCCCGATCCGTGAGCACGGTGCCTTCGAATTGAAACTCGATCGCACCTCGTTGATCATCATTAAGTAGGTGATAGACGCATCGTGCATTATGCAGGTAATAACTATTGTGCGACCCATGCTGCTCAATCGCTGCTTTAATGCGATCGCAGAATGCCCGATACTTGGGCGACGCGTCCATCGGAACATCGAACCGAGAAATCGTACGTAGCGGCAAACAGTCGAAGGAAATTTCCACCCATTGGTTCATGGCGGCTGACCTCGCGAGAAACGAACCTGCGAGCGCGCGACAGATGCACTCGTCTACTCACAACGTTACTTCGGAACGCCGACTAATTCCAGCCCAGAGTGAGCCATCCATCGGCAGAGGAGACGTAATCGAGCTTCAAATCTTCGAGTTCTCGCAAACGTTCGGGCAGTTTCAGTCCCTCTCCATCGATTTGCGATTTGAATAAACCCTCGAACTTCTTCGTCATAAACGTCTTATTTCGCAACTCCAGTAAACTCAACCGCTGGCCCTCTTTGCCTGGATAGGTGACATTAATGTCACCATCTCGAACGAGCCGCGCTTTGCCATTTTCCGACGTGAGTTTGTAAGTTGCTGCCACCTGCATATTCTTTCGCACAACTTGATCGCCACGAGTAAACCGGCGGCCACGGATCGCAATTGTGACTCTTCCGTCGTCGAACGTAATTTTCATCGGTTGCAGACGGTCAAAAGTGATCGACCATGGGTCATCATCTTCGTTGATGAGCAACTCGTCGGGAACCTCCCCAGTCACCTCTTTCACTAAATCTTGAGCCCGTTCGTCGGTCATTAAGAATCCACCAACCGCATTGACGGCCGAATTCAGAAACAGTGATTCGTGAACCTGAACGACAACACTGTGCTCAGGCGTTTGAGGTGGGACGTTGCTAGCCGACAACTGGACCTGTTGCCCTTGTAGAGCACGCAGATTTAGCCGATTCTTCGTTGTCCAAAGTCGCACCCAGCGGGGATAAATGTTTCGTCGTCGCAAGGGCTGTCGCAAATCAGTATTCAATCGTTGATTACTCTTCGCAATCAAATCAGCCGCTTGCTCATCCATCATGCCAGCGACACGACGTTCGGCCAGCCCCGAGGAGATTCGTTCCGCTTGACCTTGTTGCTTCCGCGCCTGTTTCCATGCAATCTTCTCGATCAGTTTCGAACCGAAGTCACGATCAGCCCGAATGCTATAAATCTGTGAATCCGTCGAGCAACTGACCGTAGCGGGCTCGCCAACGACTCCTTCGGCATCGACCATCAGCAGCTTACGTCCCAAAATTTGGGTTTTGCCGAGGCTGTAAATTCTTACCGGTTTCCGCCGCCCCACCGTATCGGAGTCCGAAACGCCCGTCAGCACCACTTCGATGGCTGCTTTGTTCTTGTAAGGAATAAGCTGAGCCGACAAATTGCCAACCGTATGTGCAACCCCGCGGATACGCGTACCGAGAATCCTCTCGTTCAACGAGGTATTCTGATCGATCTTTTCCGCCAATCCCTTGGCTACCGTTTTCGCCGAGGCGGAGAAATAGAAATTCGCTTTTCCATATCGATTGCGAACTTCTGAAACAATCTCCGGAGTTTGCCCTAGCTGTTCAAGCCAAACTAATCGGGTCGCAATTTGGGAAGGCGAAAGTCGCGGGTCCGCAAGCTCAGCCGATAGGGCTTGCAATTGGTCGGCAAATCGCTTCTGAATCGCCGGATCAGACTTGGCCATCAACAATCGTCGATACTCAAGCAGGGTATCACGCAACTTGACAAACTCTCGTAATTCAAGACCAGGTTGGCCGCTATACAGTTTCGCGACCACACTTCCAAGCGATTCCGCGTTGGGTGACGTGTCGCTTTGAAGCTGACCTTGCATCGAATCCCACAACAGAAAGTCTTGCCACGCCTGGGCATTAGCTGATGTCCCATGGGACAACATTTTTTGCAGCTCTCCAGCAGCCTTGTTAGCTCCTAAGCGAGCCGCTTCGACACGCTGCTCTGAGATGGGTGCGAACTGAGTTGAATAATCTCCCACCCAGTCAGCAATCGCCTGATCTGTCGTGGTAGCATTTAACCACTCTCGAACTGCGTTCCTCACAGCTACAAAGGCGGGTGAATCGATGCCTGACACCGGCTGGCGAAAACGACTCAACACCGACATGATTTTTGCCGGCTTCGCCTTGTCACCCTGGTCGAGCAATTGGGTTAATTCGTCAACGTGCAAGAAACGCCGCCAGGCGTCGGCGTTGTCACCGACACCAAGCCATTGGTTCATCGTGTCGGTCGCCTCTCTCACTCTGTCGACAGACGAGTCAGCCCGTACTGCCTGCGAAGGGCTGATCGAAAGAGAGACCAGCAACAAAACGAAGATCCCAAGCGAACGCATCTAGAAACTCCTTCGCTGAACCTGAAACCCCAATTCAAAACCACCCACAATCATGAATCGGGTTCAGTTGGTTCCATCCCGCCGAATGCATTCCGACCGGGCTTGAAATTCGATGACAAGCATCTTAAACGGCAACGGCCGCAAAGACAACCTAGATTACGCAAACCAACCATCGCTTTCAATCGATACCCTCTACTCGTTGCCAGTATTTAACCAAGACACACTAACTTAGCCCACGTGATCGCCGATTCCCCTCTGGCACCTTAACCGCCACCGTCTGGCAGAGAAGTTGCCTGACTCAATCGATATGTCCCATACGGACGGCCCAGTTGTTTGATTTTTTCAACATTTGGCGTTGCAAAAAGACCACCTTACCCATCCTGACAAGGTACGTTTTTCATGGCCCAACCGAGGCATGCCAAGTTGCTTGGATGCCACCGTAAAAACGTAAGGAGACAATCTCGTGTGGTGTCGGAACCAACAGACGCGAATCTTGTTGTTGGCATGCGTCTGCATGCTTGCAAACGGATGCGCGTCGATCAGGCTTCCGGCGATTGATCCCTCTGGCGAACGAATCTTACTGCCCGCCCCGAACTACACGACGCTCAATCGCAATCATTCGTCCGATTACATTCGTCCAAGTCGCGAATTGTGTCCTGATGGGCCCGTCTTCAAACAACCCCCGACCTCGGATTGCGTCCTGCCGCCAATCATTCCGAATACAGCTCCAAAGTCGCCTGCCGTCACTCTGGTTTCCGAAAATGGGCCAACCT
Coding sequences:
- a CDS encoding asparagine synthase-related protein; translated protein: MQPSAHISLNGQGIDYSNANSVEESDYTIAWDGFLYDADGKPHQIAIRRFIDRLRQGDNLIDLCGTLGGSFFVAIWDKQKQHGHAFVDENGLYSAYRNRHAVAKSFLHLLDDTSQDEHSLNSESVVEFLQMGNVYFGKTLSDGITKISQREILKVNREGVSVIKRTVPEINDPPVYANLFDAMEPVAEAAKQCNPSIDLTGGFDSRLVACLMNHHQVSFEAALSGESDHPDCVLGQQVAEALGCKFVFTTWKTDQLEADLPDLMGRLDGMCGYLSTFHRLCQLTDERQNRGIDLSFKGSGGELYKDFFWAQDFPFYASKKSRLNRLHRLRLEFELLSPNVLTEEFFEHFLSARKYRQQRLQEYSLPLNTQTYDNVYFNERVQTWNGRLITSCQAPTIASHSPLCETRAVQIGFSAARSLRFYNRLHRHYISQESPAAAQVYTTDGTTASNRASDLVRDGAGYAYGKSRKLLKKLNQLLLNRTRFEASTFSATDRILNTDLARQSLNALKSSGIVQEPVEYSNISPRFREFFFAMGWLLARSSALKIEAPTRKR